ATCACCCCGGAAATATTAAATATAAACTTATGCTTATATTCGACATAGGCACCGGTGGTGATATAATATCTGGCCGCCTGATTAGGTGAATCATGGATTACGCGCTTACCTACAACCTTCAGGGAAGAATAATCCGAGAATTCATGGTCTATGTCGATAGCTCCTGAGAATCCATTGATGCCGTCTTGACCCTCAGTATCAAAATCTTTATTAAAATATCCCCCTTTTACGGTACCCCTTGTATATGCGGACACTTCCCACTTCAGCCCAAGAAATCCGCTGTTGACGGTATTATTCAATACGCTTGTTTCCAGGTCATAATCGGCTTTGATGTAATCGGCTTCTACAAAAGCCGATACCTTGGGGAAAAAACGATAGTATAAGTAAATCGAAAAAAGGTCTTCTTTGCGGTCTCTGTCATCGCCGAGCTGGAAATCCCAAGTCGTTCGCGTATAATCCAACTGGACCTTCGATGTATCGGCAAGTTGGTAGGTTGCGGAAAAAGACGCGGCGTTGGTATCGTATTTTTCGATTTGTCCGGAGGTTGAAGAAGCCCTGGGTTCATGCCCATGGGCGTAAGTATCGTTCAGCCGTAAACCTATCAGGCTGCCTAATTTTAGATCGGCATTAAAACTGGCGTTATGATCGGTAGTATTTTCACTGCTGAAGTCTGCATAGCGATTAATAACCGCATTATATTCAAGGGCGAACTGATGCATACCTGTGGGCAGCAACAACTTAATGCCCGGTGTTATTGTCGTTATCCAATCGTTTTTTGTATTCCTAGCGGCAGCGAAAATATTATCGTCATACGTTTCTTGTAGTAACGTATAGGGGTGAATCTCCAGCAACCCCAAGTGGATATTGCCGGCTGCAAAAGCTTGGAACGGAATGCACAATAGAAGAAATGACAGCCACAGAATTTTTGACTTCATTCGTATCTCCTGCTCTTATTTGGTACGATATATTCCGGGTTGCTATACGGAGATTTGTTGCGATAGCGTCAACCACCAGCTTTGCCTTTTAAGTCCCTTACGGTTTAGTGGGACTTGCTACCTTTGTTGGTGGCGCGCCGGCACCGGAACCGCCGATGGGTGGACCTCCACCGCCTAAAACACCTCCTCCCGTTGGGGGGGCCGGCGGAGTAGGGGCAGTGTATCCGAAAACCGGTGAAGGAGTTAAAAGCGCCTGGGTAATTGCATTGGCAATAACGACGGCAGACACCCCGGCGCTCGCTAACCCCGTTGTGACCTTGCTCTGA
The genomic region above belongs to Candidatus Desulfatibia profunda and contains:
- a CDS encoding outer membrane beta-barrel protein, with product MKSKILWLSFLLLCIPFQAFAAGNIHLGLLEIHPYTLLQETYDDNIFAAARNTKNDWITTITPGIKLLLPTGMHQFALEYNAVINRYADFSSENTTDHNASFNADLKLGSLIGLRLNDTYAHGHEPRASSTSGQIEKYDTNAASFSATYQLADTSKVQLDYTRTTWDFQLGDDRDRKEDLFSIYLYYRFFPKVSAFVEADYIKADYDLETSVLNNTVNSGFLGLKWEVSAYTRGTVKGGYFNKDFDTEGQDGINGFSGAIDIDHEFSDYSSLKVVGKRVIHDSPNQAARYYITTGAYVEYKHKFIFNISGVMRGSYGTDDYSDPLPPETLTRSDRTILGGVGLKYQMRDWLEFALDYNRLDRDSNIEAHDFISNTYALTINLAL